The genomic DNA AAAAGCCCACTTTCATGAAGCCCAGTCAGTTGACCGACGCCTCCGAAAGAGCGCAAAAGGCTGGCGTGCAACTTTTTCCAGTTTTTCAAAACCGGCACAATCTGGCGGTCAAGCGCGTGAAGAAGGCCATCGATACTGGCGAATTGGGCGAGATTCGCATTATGGCGGTGCGTACGCGCTGGTGTCGCCCGCAGCGTTACTATGACATGGCCCCGTGGCGCGGCACTTTCGCCCAGGATGGCGGCTGCCTGACCAACCAGGGCATTCATCATGTCGATCTGCTGCGCCATCTGGGCGGCGAGGTCAAGCGCGTCTCGGCAACCATGCGCACGCTGGGGGCTTCAATCGAGGTGGAGGACACGGTTGTCGCTACCGTGACCTATGGCGATTCCAAGGTCGGCACGCTGGAAGTGACGACGGCGGCAAGGCCGATCGACTATGAAGCGTCGCTGTCCATCGTGGGGTCGGAAGGCTTGGCGCAGATCGGCGGCATCGCCGTCAACGAGCTTCAGGTTTTCACCCCCGATCCTTCCGCCTGTGCTGCCAATTCGGAAGATTTCTCCGGCTGCGTCTATGGCGAGGGGCACAAAGTGATCTACCAGGACATTGCGGCTTTCTTCAATGAAGGCAGGCCTTATCCCGTGACGCAGGAAGACGCTTTCGCCTCGATACGCCTGCTCAATTCCTTTTATCGCTCCGACGAGGCGAATGGCGGCTGGATTGACGTGATGGACGGCGGCGAATCGACCCGTCTGGGCCGCTACAGCGAGGAACTGGCCAATCTATACCGGACGGTCGAAGCATGATGCGGGTTGGCATTGCGGGCTATGGCGTCGTCGGCAAACGCCGTCGCCACTTCATCGATCTGCGCGACGACATGCAGACGGTCGCCGTCTGCGACCGCAACTTCGCCCAGGAAGGCGCGTTCGAGGATGGCGTCCGACATTACCAGACGCCCCAACGCCTGTTGGAGGCCGAGGATCTCGACGCCCTGTTCGTCTGCCTGACCAACGACGTGGCCGCCAACGTCACCATTGCCGGATTCGAGAAGGGCCTACATGTCTTTTGCGAAAAGCCGCCGGGGCGCGATCTGGCCGATATCGCGCGTGTGATCGAAGCCGAGCGGAAGCATCCGAAGCTGGTCTTGAAATACGGCTTCAATCACCGCTATCACGATTCGGTGCGCGACGCGCTGTCCATCATGCGCTCGGGCGAGCTGGGACGCGCCGTCAATCTGCGCGGCGTCTACGGCAAGTCCAAGTTCGTGAGCTTCGGAGCGCATTCCGACTGGCGCACCAAGCGCGAGCAATCGGGCGGCGGCATCTTGCTCGACCAAGGCATCCATATGGTGGATTTGATGCGCCTGTTCGCAGGCGAATTCACCGAGGTGAAAAGTTTCGTCGACAATCGTTTCTGGGGCCACGACATCGAGGACAACGCCTACGCGCTGATGCGCACGCATGACGGCGTGGTGGCGATGCTGCATTCCACCGCCACTCAATGGCGCCACCGCTTCAGTCTTGAGATAACGTTGGAGAAGGGCGCCCTGATCCTGTCCGGCATTCTTTCCGGCTCGAAAAGCTATGGCGCCGAGACGCTGACTGTGCTGTGGGCCGACGCCGAGGACGATTCAGGCGATCCCAGGGAACAAACCACGCGTTACCGCAAGGACCCGTCCTGGGCTGACGAGGTGGGCGAATTCGCCAACGCCGTCTTGCGGGGCGGAAAGATCGAAGCCGGCTCGTCGCTGGATGCCTGGAATACGATGCAGCTGGTCTATCGCATTTACTGCGCCGATCCGGCATGGCAAGCCAAGTGGAACCTGTTTGACAGCGTGGAGAACTTCATCCCATGACGCGCATTATCGGACTCGTCCCCGCCCGCATGGCGGCCAGCCGATTTCCCGGCAAGCCCCTGTTTCCTATCTTTGGGCGACCCATGCTGGAACATGTGTTCGAACGCGCCAAGATGTTCAAGCGCTGGGACGCCTTGGCCATCTGCACCTGCGACGAAGAGATCAAATCCTTTGCCGACGCCAGGGGCTATCCGGTCATCATGACGCGATCAGATCACGTGCGCGCCCTGGACCGCGTGGCGGAAGCCGCGACCAAATGCGGATTTGACATCCAAGATGGCGACATCGTGCTCAACGTGCAAGGCGACGAGCCGATGATGCACCCCGACATGATCGCCGCTACCATCGCACCGATGGAAGATCGCCCCCAGGAAGTGCAAGGCACGATCCTGGCCATGGATATCGTCGATGAGGCGCAGTACCGCAACCCGGACGCCCTGAAGATCATCTGGGACCTGAAGGGCAAGGTGCTTTACACGTCGCGAGCACCTCTGCCCTATTGCAAAAGTTTTTCTCCAGATTTGGGGGCCAGGCGCATCTACGGCATTTTCGGCTTTCGCTGGCATTTTCTGAAATTGTTCACCCAGTTGGAACCCTCGCCGCTGGAAGTCAAGGAAGCCTGCGACAGCAACCGTCTGTATGATCACGGCTACCACCAGCACATAGCGCCTTATCCCTATCGGCCCAGCTTTTCCGTGGACAGCCCGCACGACATCGCCACCGTCGAGGCGGCGATGGCGCAAGATCCCCTGTGGGGCAGCTATTGACCGAGCATCTTCGTTGCCCGGCCTGCCATGCCCACCCGCTGCAGTCGGGGGACGCTGGCCTTTCCTGCCCCGCCTGCGGCAAATCCTTTCCCATCGATCCGAATTTGGGGATCGTTCAGTTTCTTGCCCCCGAAGAAGCGGGATCCAACAAGGGAAACATCCAGGCATGGTGGAGCGACCTCTACCGCCAGCTCTACGAGCCAACCGACCGCGCCCTGACCCGAGAATCATTTGCCTGCAAGCTGGCGCAGACCGAAGACCTGTTTCGCAAGCGCCGATTGCTTCCGGTCGTCGAGATGCCGCTTTCATCCCTCGCTGGCAAGCAGGTACTTGAAATTGGGCCGGGCGGCGGGGCGCATTCCTGTCTCTTCGCCCAATACGGAGCCAAGGTCACGGCACTGGACATTACCCCGCCGCGCGCCGCCTCGACCAACAGGAAGCTGAAACTGATTGGCGACGGATCGGGACAAGCCTATCAGGGTGACGGCGAGAATCTGCCCTTCCAGGACGCCAGCTTTGATATCGTCTATTCCAATGGCGTTCTTCACCATTCGGAGAATACGAAGCGCTGTCTGGCCGAAGTCTTCAGGGTTCTAAAACCGGGCGGCAAGGCCGTGCTCATGCTTTACGCCCGCCACTCGGCGATTTTCTGGTGCAACATCGTGCCGCGCGGATTGTTCACTGGCGAGATGTTCCGCTGGCCAGAAGCCGAATGGATCGGGCGCGTCACCGAGGGCAAGCCCA from Alphaproteobacteria bacterium includes the following:
- a CDS encoding Gfo/Idh/MocA family oxidoreductase produces the protein MRVGIAGYGVVGKRRRHFIDLRDDMQTVAVCDRNFAQEGAFEDGVRHYQTPQRLLEAEDLDALFVCLTNDVAANVTIAGFEKGLHVFCEKPPGRDLADIARVIEAERKHPKLVLKYGFNHRYHDSVRDALSIMRSGELGRAVNLRGVYGKSKFVSFGAHSDWRTKREQSGGGILLDQGIHMVDLMRLFAGEFTEVKSFVDNRFWGHDIEDNAYALMRTHDGVVAMLHSTATQWRHRFSLEITLEKGALILSGILSGSKSYGAETLTVLWADAEDDSGDPREQTTRYRKDPSWADEVGEFANAVLRGGKIEAGSSLDAWNTMQLVYRIYCADPAWQAKWNLFDSVENFIP
- a CDS encoding 3-deoxy-manno-octulosonate cytidylyltransferase, whose translation is MTRIIGLVPARMAASRFPGKPLFPIFGRPMLEHVFERAKMFKRWDALAICTCDEEIKSFADARGYPVIMTRSDHVRALDRVAEAATKCGFDIQDGDIVLNVQGDEPMMHPDMIAATIAPMEDRPQEVQGTILAMDIVDEAQYRNPDALKIIWDLKGKVLYTSRAPLPYCKSFSPDLGARRIYGIFGFRWHFLKLFTQLEPSPLEVKEACDSNRLYDHGYHQHIAPYPYRPSFSVDSPHDIATVEAAMAQDPLWGSY
- a CDS encoding methyltransferase domain-containing protein, with amino-acid sequence MTEHLRCPACHAHPLQSGDAGLSCPACGKSFPIDPNLGIVQFLAPEEAGSNKGNIQAWWSDLYRQLYEPTDRALTRESFACKLAQTEDLFRKRRLLPVVEMPLSSLAGKQVLEIGPGGGAHSCLFAQYGAKVTALDITPPRAASTNRKLKLIGDGSGQAYQGDGENLPFQDASFDIVYSNGVLHHSENTKRCLAEVFRVLKPGGKAVLMLYARHSAIFWCNIVPRGLFTGEMFRWPEAEWIGRVTEGKPKFGQTKNPYTRVYSEAELRRELQIFKITSLRKSSFQWDNFAIPRLTQFRNWILMRLGRKPHPGGELVYGAPFVAETGCELSLGKYIGFAWNIVAEKAQ